In a single window of the Zea mays cultivar B73 chromosome 5, Zm-B73-REFERENCE-NAM-5.0, whole genome shotgun sequence genome:
- the LOC103626086 gene encoding tyrosine N-monooxygenase has product MALAPSHALVVAPFTALCAFLALALLFLYSKATSSSKKTQQLLPPGPAGLPIIGSLHCVVSKRPVFRWIHGLLKDMDTNVLCLRFGAVHVVVVACPETAREVLRTNDAVLASRPETVASALFSFGYKGSILTPYGEQWKKMRRVLSSEILSASMEQRLQRRRAQEADYLVGFLYSQCSASAAACCCSAVDVRHVARHFCGNMIRTLVFGKRHFSGGGGGGGPGPEEVTHMDALFTLLNYVYCFSVSDYVPAAWTWMVAGDHKKVAESVMETLSRLHDPIIRERIREWEGLRERGDRREARDFLDALVSLEDAEGQPFLSFDEIKAQTAEMMFATIDNPSNTVEWALAEMMNRPEVMHKAMEELDTVVGKDRLVQEPDIPRLNYLKACVREAFRLHPYHAFNPPHVATEDAVVSGYLIPKGSHVLLSRVGLGRNPDVWDAPLQFRPERHLMMNENDDVDDRYHHVVLTEPDLRFISFSAGRRGCPGVSLGSSVTMMLFARLLQGFTWTKPPGVRAIRLQESSTSLALAEPLLLQAQPRLPVHLYASG; this is encoded by the exons ATGGCGCTAGCACCTAGCCATGCACTCGTCGTCGCTCCGTTCACAGCACTCTGCGCCTTCCTTGCCCTCGCTTTATTATTTCTGTATAGCAAAGCAACGTCGTCGTCGAAGAAAACACAGCAGCTGCTGCCgccggggccggctgggctgcCGATCATCGGCAGCCTGCACTGCGTGGTGTCAAAAAGGCCGGTGTTTCGGTGGATTCACGGCCTTCTCAAGGACATGGACACCAACGTCCTGTGCCTCCGCTTCGGGGCCGTCCATGTCGTAGTAGTCGCCTGCCCAGAGACAGCCCGTGAGGTTCTCAGAACGAACGACGCTGTCCTGGCGTCTCGCCCGGAGACAGTGGCCTCCGCACTGTTCAGCTTCGGGTACAAGGGCTCCATCCTGACGCCCTACGGGGAGCAGTGGAAGAAGATGAGGCGGGTCCTCAGCTCCGAGATCCTGTCGGCGTCAATGGAGCAGCGGCTGCAGCGCCGGCGAGCGCAGGAGGCCGACTACCTCGTCGGTTTCCTGTACAGCCAGTGCAGCGCATCTGCAGCTGCCTGCTGCTGCAGCGCCGTTGATGTACGCCATGTAGCACGGCATTTCTGCGGCAACATGATACGGACGCTCGTGTTCGGCAAGCGACACttctccggcggcggcggcggcggcggcccgggTCCTGAGGAGGTGACGCACATGGACGCGCTCTTCACACTGCTCAACTACGTGTACTGCTTCTCCGTCTCAGATTACGTCCCTGCTGCGTGGACGTGGATGGTTGCTGGCGACCATAAGAAGGTTGCCGAGAGCGTGATGGAGACCCTGAGCAGGTTACATGATCCCATCATACGGGAGAGGATCCGTGAGTGGGAGGGCCTTCGCGAACGCGGTGACAGGAGAGAGGCAAGAGATTTTCTTGACGCGCTTGTCTCTCTTGAGGATGCAGAAGGGCAGCCTTTCTTGTCGTTTGATGAAATAAAAGCGCAGACAGCG GAGATGATGTTTGCAACTATTGACAACCCATCAAACACGGTCGAGTGGGCACTCGCGGAGATGATGAACAGACCGGAGGTCATGCACAAAGCGATGGAGGAGCTGGACACCGTCGTTGGCAAGGACAGGCTCGTCCAAGAACCCGACATCCCTCGCCTCAACTATCTGAAGGCGTGCGTGCGGGAGGCCTTCCGCTTGCATCCCTACCACGCGTTCAACCCACCCCACGTCGCAACGGAAGACGCCGTCGTTTCCGGCTACCTCATTCCCAAGGGCAGCCATGTACTCCTCAGCCGGGTGGGGCTTGGCCGGAACCCTGACGTCTGGGACGCTCCTCTCCAGTTCCGGCCAGAGCGACATCTGATGATGAACGAGAACGACGACGTCGACGATAGGTACCACCATGTGGTTCTCACCGAACCAGATCTTCGGTTCATCTCGTTCAGCGCAGGCAGGAGGGGATGCCCGGGGGTCTCACTCGGCAGCTCCGTTACGATGATGCTGTTCGCAAGGCTTCTCCAAGGGTTCACATGGACCAAGCCTCCTGGCGTTCGTGCAATCAGGCTCCAGGAATCCAGCACAAGTCTCGCACTGGCTGAGCCACTCCTCTTACAAGCTCAGCCTCGTTTGCCAGTGCATCTCTATGCGTCTGGCTag